The Devosia sp. YIM 151766 genome includes a region encoding these proteins:
- a CDS encoding ABC transporter permease subunit produces MTILAPTRPRIDWTGIVFAVLLSFAIVVPLLVVGTWAFTEVWRYPNVIPQQFGLRFWNQTLSRPDVWGALTLSLQLSTVVTLLSAAICLPAAYAFARMNFPGRTVLFFSFLAGHAFPKFGLLIAIAAIFLQLNLIGTFWGVVLIQLVGTLLFMIWIPVAAFQSVDRRMEEAARDVGAGPFRVFWSVTLPQAGPTIAAAVLLSFVGTFYETEGAWLIGAPGIRTMPVLMISFINNQMVIQFGAVLSVMLWVPSFIALIFARRVIGGGAFARGFGA; encoded by the coding sequence ATGACCATACTTGCCCCTACCCGCCCGCGTATCGACTGGACCGGCATCGTCTTCGCCGTCCTGCTGTCCTTCGCCATCGTGGTGCCGCTGCTGGTCGTCGGCACCTGGGCCTTCACCGAGGTCTGGCGCTATCCCAACGTCATCCCGCAGCAATTCGGGCTCCGCTTCTGGAACCAGACGCTGAGCCGCCCCGATGTGTGGGGGGCGCTGACGCTGAGCCTGCAATTGTCCACCGTGGTGACGCTGCTTTCGGCGGCGATCTGCCTGCCGGCGGCCTATGCCTTTGCGCGCATGAACTTTCCCGGCCGCACCGTGCTGTTCTTTTCGTTCCTGGCGGGCCATGCCTTTCCCAAATTCGGCCTGCTGATCGCCATCGCCGCCATTTTCCTCCAGCTCAATCTCATCGGCACCTTCTGGGGCGTGGTGCTGATCCAGCTGGTGGGCACGCTGCTGTTCATGATCTGGATTCCGGTCGCCGCCTTCCAGTCGGTGGACCGCCGCATGGAAGAAGCGGCCCGCGATGTCGGCGCCGGCCCCTTCCGCGTCTTCTGGTCGGTCACCCTGCCGCAGGCCGGCCCGACCATCGCCGCCGCCGTGCTGCTCAGCTTTGTCGGCACCTTCTACGAAACCGAAGGAGCCTGGCTCATCGGCGCGCCGGGCATCCGAACCATGCCGGTGCTGATGATCTCCTTCATCAACAACCAGATGGTCATCCAGTTCGGCGCCGTGCTGTCGGTCATGCTCTGGGTTCCCTCCTTCATCGCCCTGATATTCGCCCGCCGGGTGATTGGTGGCGGCGCCTTCGCGAGAGGGTTCGGTGCATGA
- a CDS encoding extracellular solute-binding protein: MSRLTRRTFLGAASSVAALAAMGRPAFAQGAQIRHFWWGNPDRDKRTFAVIDMFNGTHPDITVSGETLGFDDYFTKLTTQIAGGNMPDVIQQGYGVLFEYIANGAVVPLDEYIGKSLDISKIDQSAIDAGTVDGKFYALSIGANSHMAIYNTRLFEEAGIVPGETFDPYGYTYDELAEFAAVIKQATGVAGTDDNTADYQNFSDFVGQKGALLFNEDGSYGATQEIVEEYWSTWEKIRNAGGTPPAQETAGLAGVAELSQQGIVTGKSAMTYLWSNQLVGVQGLVEDTLGAAMYPNTPDMIPGSIVQPSQFICLTRDSVDPVAATTYMSAFVNDLDMTEVLGLERGIPSQSDVRDALEAKLTPAEAVSVAFFDGIQGKTAALEPPPPSGANEIEQTFERIAVGVLLGERSIPEVASDFLNQARAILARA, from the coding sequence ATGAGCAGACTGACAAGAAGAACTTTTCTTGGAGCCGCCAGCTCCGTTGCTGCGCTCGCCGCCATGGGCCGTCCGGCCTTTGCACAGGGCGCTCAGATCCGTCATTTCTGGTGGGGCAATCCGGATCGCGACAAGCGGACCTTTGCCGTCATCGACATGTTCAACGGCACGCATCCCGACATCACCGTTTCCGGAGAAACCCTCGGCTTTGACGACTATTTCACCAAGCTGACCACCCAAATCGCGGGTGGCAACATGCCGGACGTGATCCAGCAGGGCTATGGCGTTCTGTTCGAATATATCGCCAATGGTGCTGTGGTGCCGCTGGATGAATATATCGGCAAGAGCCTGGATATTTCAAAGATTGACCAGAGCGCCATCGACGCCGGCACCGTGGATGGAAAATTCTACGCCCTCTCCATCGGCGCCAACAGCCATATGGCGATCTACAATACGCGCCTGTTCGAGGAAGCCGGCATCGTGCCGGGCGAAACCTTCGATCCTTATGGCTACACCTATGACGAACTGGCCGAATTCGCCGCCGTCATCAAGCAGGCCACCGGTGTCGCGGGCACCGACGATAACACCGCCGATTACCAGAACTTTTCGGACTTCGTTGGCCAGAAAGGCGCCTTGCTCTTCAATGAAGACGGCTCCTATGGCGCCACCCAGGAGATCGTCGAGGAATACTGGAGCACCTGGGAGAAGATCCGCAATGCCGGGGGAACTCCTCCGGCGCAGGAAACCGCCGGCCTGGCCGGCGTGGCAGAACTCAGCCAGCAGGGCATCGTCACCGGCAAATCGGCCATGACCTATCTCTGGTCCAACCAATTGGTCGGCGTGCAGGGGCTGGTCGAGGATACTCTTGGCGCGGCCATGTATCCCAATACGCCGGACATGATCCCCGGCTCCATCGTTCAGCCGAGCCAGTTCATCTGTCTCACCCGCGACAGTGTCGATCCGGTCGCTGCCACGACCTATATGAGCGCCTTCGTCAACGATCTCGACATGACCGAGGTTCTGGGTCTGGAGCGCGGTATTCCCAGCCAGAGCGACGTGCGCGATGCGCTTGAGGCCAAGCTCACGCCTGCCGAGGCCGTTTCGGTTGCCTTCTTCGATGGCATTCAGGGCAAGACTGCCGCCCTGGAGCCGCCGCCGCCCAGCGGCGCCAATGAGATCGAGCAGACCTTCGAGCGCATTGCTGTCGGCGTGCTGCTGGGCGAACGCTCGATCCCCGAAGTCGCGTCCGATTTCCTTAATCAGGCCCGCGCGATCCTGGCTCGCGCATAG
- the ugpC gene encoding sn-glycerol-3-phosphate ABC transporter ATP-binding protein UgpC has protein sequence MASVTLSDVRKAYSGFEVIHGIDLEVQSGEFLVLVGPSGCGKSTLLRMIAGLEEITDGTIAIGDRIVNDLPASQRNLSMVFQSYALYPHMSVRKNLAFGLSNLRMPKDEIARRVAEAARILQIGELLERKPRQLSGGQKQRVAIGRAIVREPQLFLFDEPLSNLDAELRVQMRVELANLYNRLGTTMIYVTHDQTEAMTMATRIAVLNKGNLEQVGTPFELYNSPRNLFVASFIGSPKMNLLQGSSNGTDIDLPGFGTLSAKLEAGAITVGIRPEHLQIGQAGDVAVDGTISLIEYLGSEIFVYVDLPNGQNLLAQAPGNAKYHRGDRVNLSFRTADAHFFNGDGLRVEAAA, from the coding sequence ATGGCATCCGTTACCCTCAGCGACGTCCGCAAGGCCTATTCCGGTTTCGAAGTCATCCACGGCATCGATCTGGAGGTGCAGTCCGGCGAATTCCTCGTCCTGGTCGGTCCCTCCGGCTGCGGCAAGTCCACCTTGCTGCGCATGATTGCCGGCCTGGAGGAGATCACCGACGGCACGATCGCCATCGGCGACCGCATCGTCAACGACCTGCCGGCCAGCCAGCGCAACCTTTCCATGGTCTTCCAGTCCTATGCGCTCTACCCGCATATGAGCGTGCGCAAGAACCTGGCCTTCGGCTTGTCCAATCTGCGCATGCCCAAGGACGAGATCGCCCGCCGCGTTGCCGAAGCCGCCCGCATTCTGCAGATCGGGGAATTGCTGGAGCGCAAGCCGCGCCAGCTTTCCGGCGGCCAGAAGCAGCGTGTCGCCATCGGCCGTGCCATCGTGCGCGAGCCGCAGCTTTTCCTGTTCGACGAACCGCTGTCCAATCTCGACGCCGAGCTGCGGGTGCAGATGCGGGTCGAATTGGCGAACCTCTATAACCGCCTCGGCACGACGATGATCTACGTCACCCACGACCAGACCGAAGCCATGACCATGGCCACCCGCATCGCCGTACTCAACAAGGGCAATCTCGAACAAGTCGGTACGCCGTTCGAACTTTATAATTCGCCCAGGAACCTCTTCGTCGCCAGCTTCATCGGCTCGCCCAAGATGAATCTGCTCCAGGGCAGTTCCAACGGAACGGATATCGATCTGCCGGGCTTCGGCACCCTTTCGGCGAAATTAGAGGCCGGCGCCATTACCGTGGGCATAAGGCCCGAACACCTGCAAATCGGCCAGGCCGGCGACGTCGCCGTCGATGGCACCATTTCGCTGATCGAATATCTGGGCAGCGAAATCTTCGTCTATGTCGACCTGCCCAATGGGCAGAACCTGCTGGCCCAGGCGCCCGGCAACGCGAAATATCATCGCGGCGACAGGGTGAATCTGTCCTTCCGCACTGCTGACGCGCATTTTTTCAATGGCGACGGCCTGCGCGTCGAGGCCGCGGCGTGA
- a CDS encoding acryloyl-CoA reductase, with the protein MTFQALLTERSGDGTVSSSVQTLDDDRLPPGNVLVEVEWAGLNYKDGLCLTGQGGLVRNYPHVAGIDFAGNVRESDDSRYRPGDAVVLTGWRVGETHWGGYATRARVQGDWLVPLPAGLSSRDSMVVGTAGLTAMLAINRLEMLGIQPASGEVLVTGAAGGVGSIAIALLHRLGCSITALSGRPQHADMLQNLGATTILDRAEFLAEPDKPLENARFAAAIDCVGGDILGKLLRQIAYGGSVASLGNAAGIALNTNVLPFLLRSVNLLGIDSVMQPYKARMSAWARLTGLFDLAAYAGNVEEIGFDALPDKARQILRGEVRGRVLVRPQ; encoded by the coding sequence ATGACCTTCCAGGCCCTGCTGACCGAACGATCCGGCGATGGCACGGTTTCCTCATCCGTCCAGACGCTGGACGATGATCGCCTGCCGCCAGGAAATGTGCTGGTGGAGGTCGAATGGGCCGGCCTCAACTACAAGGACGGCCTTTGCCTCACCGGTCAGGGCGGTCTGGTCCGCAATTACCCGCACGTCGCCGGCATCGACTTTGCCGGCAACGTTCGCGAGAGCGACGATAGCCGCTATCGACCCGGCGATGCGGTGGTTCTGACAGGCTGGCGGGTGGGCGAGACCCATTGGGGAGGCTATGCGACCCGGGCCCGGGTGCAGGGCGATTGGCTGGTGCCGCTTCCCGCGGGTCTGTCCAGTCGCGATTCGATGGTGGTCGGCACGGCAGGCCTCACGGCGATGCTTGCCATCAATCGCCTGGAAATGCTGGGAATTCAGCCAGCCAGCGGTGAGGTCCTGGTTACCGGTGCCGCCGGCGGTGTCGGCTCCATCGCCATCGCGCTGCTGCATCGGCTGGGCTGTTCGATCACGGCGCTTTCGGGGCGTCCCCAGCATGCCGACATGCTGCAAAATCTCGGCGCCACCACGATTCTGGATCGCGCCGAATTCCTGGCGGAGCCGGACAAGCCGCTCGAAAATGCCCGCTTTGCTGCGGCCATCGACTGCGTCGGTGGCGATATTCTCGGCAAGCTGCTGCGCCAGATCGCTTATGGAGGCTCTGTGGCCAGTCTCGGCAATGCCGCTGGCATTGCACTGAACACCAATGTGCTGCCGTTCCTGCTCCGCAGCGTCAATCTGCTTGGCATCGACAGCGTCATGCAGCCCTATAAAGCCCGCATGTCCGCCTGGGCCCGCTTGACCGGATTGTTCGATCTCGCCGCTTATGCCGGCAATGTCGAGGAAATCGGCTTCGATGCCCTGCCGGACAAGGCGCGCCAGATTCTGCGCGGCGAGGTCAGGGGCCGGGTGCTGGTACGGCCGCAATAA
- a CDS encoding sugar ABC transporter permease, with protein sequence MLKFFRRNLAGYAFLSPWLIGFFLLAIGPILASLYLSFTKYNVVRPPQWIGIDNYVYMVEYDQRFWKALQVTFNFVVVSVPLKLIFALGVAMALDKGIRAIGWYRALFYLPSILGGSIAVAILWRQLFNYDGVINSVLGLFGIAGPYWLADPNYSLWTLIVLAMWQFGSPMLIFLAGLRAIPQELYEAAEIDAASPVKKFFAITVPLLAPVIFFNLVLQMIEAFKSFSGAFIISGGSGAPLDSLLFFTVYLYNEAFSFLRMGYASALAWVLLLIIALFTAIAFWTSKYWVHYENERG encoded by the coding sequence GTGCTGAAATTTTTCCGCCGCAATCTGGCTGGTTATGCTTTTCTGTCGCCGTGGCTGATCGGTTTTTTCCTTCTGGCCATCGGGCCCATCCTGGCCTCGCTCTATCTCAGCTTCACCAAATATAATGTCGTCCGCCCCCCGCAATGGATCGGTATCGACAACTATGTCTACATGGTCGAGTACGATCAGCGTTTCTGGAAAGCCCTGCAGGTCACCTTCAACTTCGTGGTGGTCTCGGTGCCCCTGAAACTGATCTTCGCGCTCGGCGTCGCCATGGCGCTCGACAAGGGCATTCGCGCCATTGGCTGGTATCGTGCTTTGTTCTATCTGCCCTCGATCCTGGGCGGCTCGATCGCCGTCGCCATCCTCTGGCGCCAGCTGTTCAATTATGACGGCGTCATCAACAGCGTCCTCGGCCTGTTCGGCATCGCTGGGCCCTATTGGCTGGCCGACCCCAATTATTCCCTCTGGACGCTGATCGTCCTGGCCATGTGGCAATTCGGCTCGCCCATGCTGATCTTCCTCGCCGGGCTCCGTGCCATTCCCCAGGAGCTCTACGAGGCCGCCGAAATCGACGCGGCCAGTCCGGTGAAGAAATTCTTCGCCATCACCGTGCCGCTGCTGGCCCCGGTCATCTTTTTCAATCTGGTCTTGCAGATGATCGAAGCCTTCAAGAGCTTTTCCGGCGCCTTCATCATTTCCGGCGGCTCCGGCGCGCCGCTCGACAGCCTGCTGTTCTTCACCGTCTATCTCTATAACGAAGCCTTCAGCTTCCTGCGCATGGGCTACGCTTCGGCGCTGGCCTGGGTGCTGCTGCTCATTATCGCCCTGTTCACCGCCATTGCGTTCTGGACCTCGAAATACTGGGTTCACTACGAGAACGAGAGGGGCTGA
- a CDS encoding inositol monophosphatase, translated as MTDLNKILDDMIAAARDAGALTLEHFKHFRDLEIGIKGPGDFVSDADRESEQMIRKHLLSRYPDWSLTGEEFPPVDGENLEYRFLVDPIDGTTNFLSGQHYTITIALRRGPETLCGLVYNPVVDEMFTAIKGSGAFLNGERLTVSQSRDVGLMNVGTGLPTPNLSLYPGAYDRLDKIRAPIGGVRIIGSAANSCAYVACGRLTGYFEETGFVDTAAGLLLVEEAGGIVTDWWGRGPEYYESTGAMIVANPATHAYLLEQLRSVPPKNP; from the coding sequence ATGACCGACCTCAACAAAATCCTCGATGACATGATTGCCGCCGCCCGCGATGCCGGCGCGCTAACCCTCGAACATTTCAAGCATTTCCGCGATCTGGAGATCGGCATAAAGGGCCCGGGCGACTTCGTGTCCGACGCCGACCGCGAGTCCGAACAGATGATCCGCAAGCATCTGTTGTCGCGCTATCCGGACTGGAGCCTGACCGGCGAGGAATTCCCCCCGGTGGACGGCGAGAACCTGGAATACCGCTTCCTGGTCGATCCCATCGACGGCACCACTAACTTCTTGAGCGGCCAGCATTATACGATCACCATCGCCCTCAGGCGCGGTCCCGAAACCCTGTGCGGGCTGGTCTATAATCCGGTGGTTGACGAAATGTTCACCGCCATCAAAGGCAGCGGCGCCTTCCTCAACGGCGAGCGGCTCACTGTGAGCCAGAGCCGGGATGTCGGCCTGATGAATGTGGGAACAGGCCTGCCGACGCCAAATCTGTCTTTATATCCAGGAGCTTATGATCGGCTCGACAAGATAAGGGCGCCGATCGGCGGCGTGCGCATCATCGGCAGCGCCGCCAATTCCTGTGCCTATGTCGCCTGCGGACGCCTGACCGGCTATTTCGAGGAAACCGGTTTCGTGGACACCGCGGCCGGCCTGCTGCTGGTCGAGGAAGCGGGGGGCATCGTCACCGATTGGTGGGGGCGCGGGCCGGAATATTACGAAAGCACCGGGGCGATGATCGTCGCCAATCCCGCCACCCACGCCTATCTATTGGAGCAGTTGCGCTCCGTACCGCCGAAGAATCCTTAG
- a CDS encoding carbohydrate ABC transporter permease — protein MTAATISAPTGTTAEIARAYREAKAKRARRAAILRHIFLIATSFIMVYPLIWMFASSLKPDNQIFGNLGLWPSEFQWQNYWRGWNALPVSFTTFFWNSTVVTVLSVIGNVISCSFAAYAFARLEFTGKNIWFALMMMTLMIPYHVVLIPQYILFLNLGWVNTYLPLIVPKFLAGEAFFVFLMIQFFRQLPRELDEAAMIDGCSPFKIYWAIIMPLSMPAMATAAIFSFIWTWEDFLGPLVYLNDMKDYTVPLALRSFISSDGASQYGPMFAMSILSILPIILFFVIFQRLIIRGIAMSGLK, from the coding sequence ATGACCGCCGCCACCATCAGCGCCCCGACCGGGACCACCGCCGAAATCGCCCGGGCCTATCGCGAAGCCAAGGCGAAGCGCGCCAGGCGCGCGGCGATCCTCAGGCATATCTTCCTGATCGCCACGTCCTTCATCATGGTCTATCCGCTGATCTGGATGTTCGCGTCGTCACTGAAGCCCGATAACCAGATTTTCGGCAATCTGGGCCTGTGGCCAAGTGAATTCCAATGGCAGAATTATTGGCGCGGCTGGAACGCCTTGCCGGTCAGCTTCACCACCTTCTTCTGGAATTCCACTGTCGTCACCGTGCTCTCGGTGATCGGCAACGTCATCTCCTGTTCCTTCGCCGCCTATGCCTTCGCGCGGCTGGAATTCACCGGCAAGAACATCTGGTTCGCATTGATGATGATGACGCTGATGATCCCTTATCACGTCGTGCTCATTCCCCAATATATCCTGTTCCTGAACCTGGGCTGGGTGAACACTTATCTGCCTTTGATCGTGCCGAAATTCCTCGCCGGCGAGGCCTTCTTCGTGTTTCTGATGATCCAGTTCTTCCGTCAATTGCCGCGTGAACTGGATGAGGCGGCGATGATCGATGGCTGCTCGCCCTTCAAGATCTATTGGGCCATCATCATGCCGCTCTCCATGCCGGCCATGGCCACGGCGGCCATTTTCTCCTTCATCTGGACCTGGGAGGATTTCCTGGGGCCGCTGGTCTATCTCAATGACATGAAGGACTACACCGTCCCCCTGGCCCTGCGCAGCTTCATCAGTTCCGACGGCGCCAGCCAATATGGCCCGATGTTTGCCATGTCGATCCTGTCCATCCTGCCGATCATTCTGTTCTTCGTCATTTTCCAGCGGCTGATTATTCGCGGTATCGCGATGAGCGGGCTCAAGTAA
- a CDS encoding glycerophosphodiester phosphodiesterase family protein, which translates to MQPPLFLERDGHRTWLKWHRGRRKASDPAFTSSRILEAMQLGASVEVDLVIHGDHGCAVLHNLSLEKETTGTGLVRETSADMLRQLHLRGNDGHPLPERVMLLEDLFALLGENPPHPDALLQLDFKEDLAALDPLTVENFAVSVMPLAAQVILSGGAFDAISLLASSTPMLKIGYDPCYGESLSRLRASGDFRTFIADALRAAPDARMIYLHHEIVLAADEAGFDLIGAVHAAGRKVDAWTISAVNSTTISQVDRLLQLKVDQITTDDPEGLAAALNS; encoded by the coding sequence ATGCAGCCCCCCCTCTTCCTCGAACGGGACGGTCACCGGACCTGGCTGAAATGGCATCGCGGCCGGCGCAAGGCGTCCGATCCGGCATTCACCTCTTCGCGGATTCTCGAAGCCATGCAATTGGGCGCCAGCGTCGAGGTCGACCTGGTCATTCACGGCGATCATGGTTGCGCCGTGCTGCACAATTTATCGCTGGAGAAAGAAACCACCGGCACCGGTCTCGTCCGCGAAACCTCCGCCGACATGCTGCGGCAATTGCATCTGCGCGGCAATGACGGGCACCCCCTGCCGGAGCGGGTCATGCTGCTCGAAGATCTGTTCGCGCTTCTCGGCGAAAATCCGCCGCATCCCGACGCGTTGTTGCAGCTCGATTTCAAGGAAGACCTTGCGGCGCTCGATCCGCTGACTGTCGAAAACTTCGCTGTTAGCGTCATGCCCCTCGCTGCGCAGGTTATTCTCTCGGGTGGGGCCTTTGATGCTATCAGTCTGCTAGCCAGTTCGACCCCGATGCTAAAAATCGGCTACGACCCCTGCTACGGGGAATCCCTGAGCCGGTTGCGGGCCAGCGGCGACTTCAGAACCTTCATCGCCGACGCCCTCCGCGCCGCGCCGGACGCCCGGATGATCTACCTTCACCACGAGATCGTCCTCGCCGCCGACGAGGCCGGTTTCGACCTTATCGGCGCGGTGCATGCCGCCGGCCGCAAGGTCGATGCCTGGACCATAAGTGCCGTTAATTCCACGACAATTTCCCAGGTCGACCGGCTTCTTCAGCTCAAGGTCGACCAGATTACAACCGACGACCCGGAGGGGCTGGCAGCGGCCCTCAACTCATGA
- a CDS encoding ABC transporter ATP-binding protein — translation MSVLQIKDATKVFAAGNVVAVDTFSLDVADGELVCLLGPSGSGKSTLLRMVGGFERPSGGLITIDGEDITHLPPEKRPTGMVFQSHALWTHMNVFKNLAFGLKLRRLPPDVIRQKVEAVLELVGLGGYGTRHVSQLSGGQQQRVALARSLVLEPKILLLDEPFASLDQHLRERLREEVRDIQQRLKITTLFVTHGQDEALSMADRIVVMRDGRTEQIDRPDMVYRKPQTPFVAGFIGTMNLIEGTVSDGQFNHAGFTVPLPVGDGEAILAVRPEALDLEASEPGQARVHRVTDYGTHGLVDLDLPDGLRLKAMVSHPDLFKPGQGAVLKPKAIAAYRDNVLIHQG, via the coding sequence ATGTCCGTTCTTCAAATCAAAGACGCCACCAAGGTCTTCGCTGCCGGCAATGTCGTGGCCGTCGACACGTTCTCGCTCGATGTCGCCGATGGCGAACTGGTTTGCCTGCTCGGCCCCTCCGGTTCCGGCAAGTCCACGCTGCTGCGCATGGTGGGCGGCTTCGAGCGGCCCAGCGGTGGTCTCATCACCATCGATGGCGAGGACATCACCCATTTGCCGCCCGAGAAACGGCCCACCGGCATGGTGTTCCAGAGCCATGCGCTGTGGACGCATATGAATGTGTTCAAGAATCTCGCCTTCGGTCTCAAGCTCCGCCGCCTGCCGCCGGACGTGATCAGGCAGAAGGTCGAAGCCGTTCTGGAACTGGTCGGGCTGGGCGGCTATGGCACGCGCCATGTCAGCCAGCTTTCCGGCGGCCAGCAGCAGCGGGTCGCCCTGGCGCGCTCACTGGTGCTCGAACCCAAGATCCTGCTGCTGGACGAACCCTTTGCCAGCCTCGACCAGCATCTGCGCGAACGCCTGCGCGAAGAGGTGCGCGATATTCAGCAGCGGCTCAAGATCACCACGCTGTTCGTCACCCATGGCCAGGACGAAGCGCTCTCCATGGCCGACCGCATCGTGGTGATGCGCGATGGCCGCACCGAGCAGATCGACCGCCCGGATATGGTCTATCGCAAGCCCCAGACCCCCTTCGTCGCCGGCTTTATCGGCACGATGAACCTGATCGAGGGTACGGTCAGCGATGGCCAGTTCAACCATGCCGGCTTCACCGTGCCCCTGCCGGTGGGCGACGGCGAGGCCATATTGGCGGTGCGCCCGGAAGCGCTCGACCTCGAAGCCAGCGAGCCGGGACAGGCCAGGGTTCATCGCGTCACCGATTACGGGACCCATGGTCTGGTCGATCTCGATCTGCCCGACGGGCTCCGCCTCAAGGCCATGGTTTCCCATCCCGACCTGTTCAAGCCCGGCCAGGGCGCCGTTCTCAAACCCAAAGCCATTGCCGCCTATCGCGACAATGTGCTGATCCATCAGGGGTGA
- a CDS encoding ABC transporter permease subunit: MTDAAEGAARPLIENNDSRRPTGLLLVAVPVLLMAWLIIWPIFNAFWRTVWRPDADGNFGFNLSSYVFFFSDQYSINNLTVTLWTTGMCALLLLAICLPIALYLRFSAGRLPAYVQAMAIFPMFVPSIILAYAFIRVLGPNGMVDILLNSVGLPKIRTPYLTPWGPVIGLVWDNIPLTVLILLAGLGSVSNQAIEAARDVGARRFQVFWYIIMPRISNSVLVAISFAVLGIFSSFTLPYLLGPAAPEMMGPFMNRTFREVNDPLNAITQAVITFGFCIAFGLFYVRSVARNQGK, translated from the coding sequence GTGACCGACGCGGCGGAAGGGGCGGCACGCCCCCTTATCGAAAATAATGACAGCAGGAGGCCCACCGGCCTCCTGCTCGTCGCCGTGCCTGTCCTGCTGATGGCCTGGCTGATCATCTGGCCGATCTTCAACGCCTTCTGGCGCACCGTCTGGCGGCCCGACGCCGACGGCAATTTCGGCTTTAACCTGTCCAGCTATGTCTTCTTCTTTTCCGATCAATACAGCATCAACAACCTGACCGTCACCCTGTGGACCACGGGCATGTGCGCCCTGCTCCTCCTGGCGATCTGCCTGCCCATCGCGCTTTACCTGCGCTTTTCGGCCGGCCGCCTGCCTGCCTATGTGCAGGCCATGGCGATCTTTCCCATGTTCGTGCCGTCCATCATCCTGGCCTATGCCTTCATTCGGGTGCTGGGGCCGAACGGCATGGTCGATATCCTGCTCAATTCGGTCGGCCTGCCCAAGATCCGCACGCCCTATCTCACGCCATGGGGGCCGGTGATCGGCCTGGTCTGGGACAATATCCCGCTGACCGTGCTGATCCTGCTTGCCGGGCTCGGCAGCGTCTCCAATCAGGCCATCGAAGCAGCGCGCGATGTCGGCGCCAGGCGCTTTCAGGTCTTCTGGTACATCATCATGCCGCGCATCTCCAATTCGGTGCTGGTCGCCATCTCCTTCGCCGTGCTGGGCATTTTCTCGTCCTTCACCCTGCCCTATCTGCTGGGCCCGGCCGCGCCCGAAATGATGGGCCCATTCATGAACCGCACCTTCCGCGAAGTGAACGACCCGCTCAACGCCATCACCCAGGCGGTCATCACCTTCGGCTTCTGCATCGCCTTCGGGCTGTTCTATGTGCGCTCGGTCGCCCGCAATCAGGGGAAGTGA